The Arachis hypogaea cultivar Tifrunner chromosome 14, arahy.Tifrunner.gnm2.J5K5, whole genome shotgun sequence genome has a segment encoding these proteins:
- the LOC112742916 gene encoding calcium-transporting ATPase 12, plasma membrane-type-like encodes MINSQESCAVVNNARHRWQVAFAAIYSYRAIASLFNEVAAKRNHNTPSSFVAIHVGEPDLFFSDLNKTRISNLVKDKDHGTLAHQFGGVDGLVRLLQTDERNGINGSPEEISCRHKAFGFNNNYHKLTTKSFLHYVLSVMKDPILIILLVCATLSLVFNIRGDGFIHGWYNGGSIFIAVLVVVAVCSISHFWPYRHFNKLLQMSNENQFIQVVRNGQEQQVLVSDIVVGDVVCLRNGCQVPADGVLLSSNSLLPLLVDESTLGVEHQVEVSKGTNPFLFSGTKVDHGHGKMLVTSVGENTKWNEIMSLLGQEPHKWRSLESRLIALTRITSIIGSVVTASTLIVLLVRFFSGYMRNNDGSLMFRSGKSNAYDAWPKVVGLMVSAVAVATSAIPEGLPLAVAITVSYAVKRMLKNQALFRQFSACVQLASTTVICTDTNEILTPVKQNKFKLWLGKKFFIHEEGEDSSSSLSQLIAANIRHLVCLGIGLGHISNEDDIICWAATELGMDAQESREGFNVLHVETLNEEMKQRKVLLRNEGDHTIHVHVNGKAEGILSKCSYYYGVKGDVKALDNDTRRNVECAMQLMEQERFKCIAFAHKALNDISESHPRIEDDTLVLLALIGFKDLIHSGVPEAVQDCKQAGVNIKLITSEDVSTAKAIASECGILHPNQEFCNGQVMEALEFRNYSHSERLDIVEQICVMAKASSSDKLLLVKCLKKKAMWLQSPETAPAMPQPW; translated from the coding sequence ATGATCAATTCGCAAGAATCTTGTGCCGTTGTAAACAATGCAAGACACAGGTGGCAAGTGGCCTTTGCTGCTATTTACTCCTATAGAGCTATAGCTTCTCTTTTCAATGAAGTTGCTGCCAAGAGAAATCACAATACTCCATCATCATTTGTTGCCATCCATGTTGGTGAGCCAGACTTGTTCTTTTCAGATCTTAACAAGACACGCATAAGCAACCTTGTGAAGGACAAAGATCATGGCACACTAGCTCATCAATTTGGAGGTGTAGATGGTCTTGTAAGGTTGCTTCAAACCGATGAAAGGAACGGCATCAATGGAAGCCCGGAAGAAATTTCCTGTCGACACAAAGCGTTCGGGTTCAACAACAATTATCATAAGCTAACAACAAAGAGCTTCCTCCACTATGTGCTATCAGTAATGAAGGATCCAATACTCATTATCCTATTGGTATGTGCCACCCTGTCTCTTGTTTTCAACATAAGGGGAGATGGATTCATACATGGATGGTATAATGGTGGAAGCATTTTCATTGCTGTTCTTGTTGTTGTTGCCGTTTGTTCAATTAGTCACTTCTGGCCCTATAGACACTTCAATAAGCTGCTACAGATGAGCAATGAAAACCAGTTTATTCAAGTAGTAAGAAATGGGCAGGAGCAGCAGGTTTTGGTATCTGACATCGTCGTCGGAGATGTTGTTTGCTTAAGGAATGGCTGCCAAGTTCCTGCAGATGGAGTTCTTTTGAGTTCCAATTCATTATTGCCATTGCTTGTGGATGAATCAACCTTGGGAGTGGAGCACCAAGTCGAGGTTAGTAAAGGCACAAATCCTTTCTTGTTTTCTGGGACAAAGGTTGATCATGGCCATGGTAAGATGCTAGTAACTTCAGTAGGTGAAAACACCAAATGGAATGAGATAATGAGCCTTCTAGGCCAGGAACCTCACAAATGGAGATCTCTTGAAAGCCGGCTTATAGCACTGACCAGAATAACAAGTATAATTGGATCTGTAGTAACAGCATCCACATTGATTGTTCTGCTAGTTCGGTTTTTCTCTGGTTATATGAGAAATAATGATGGTTCACTAATGTTTAGATCCGGCAAGAGTAACGCCTATGATGCTTGGCCTAAAGTAGTTGGGCTTATGGTGAGCGCAGTGGCCGTTGCAACATCGGCAATCCCTGAAGGGTTGCCTTTGGCTGTGGCAATTACAGTTAGCTACGCAGTGAAGAGAATGCTAAAGAATCAAGCATTATTCAGACAGTTCTCAGCTTGTGTTCAGCTTGCCTCAACCACTGTTATATGTACTGACACCAATGAAATACTAACACCCGTGAaacaaaacaagttcaaactttGGTTAGGTAAAAAATTCTTTATCCATGAAGAGGGAGAGGATagttcttcatcattatcacagTTAATAGCAGCGAACATTCGACACCTGGTCTGCCTGGGGATTGGTCTAGGACATATTTCAAATGAGGATGACATTATCTGTTGGGCCGCTACGGAATTAGGCATGGATGCCCAAGAGTCAAGGGAAGGTTTCAATGTTCTCCATGTTGAAACATTGAACGAAGAAATGAAGCAAAGAAAAGTTCTTTTAAGGAATGAAGGTGACCACACAATTCATGTGCATGTGAACGGAAAAGCCGAGGGGATACTTTCCAAGTGTTCATATTATTATGGAGTTAAAGGGGATGTGAAAGCCTTAGATAATGACACAAGGAGAAATGTAGAATGTGCAATGCAATTGATGGAACAGGAACGGTTCAAATGCATAGCATTTGCACATAAAGCACTCAACGACATTTCTGAATCCCATCCACGGATTGAAGATGACACATTAGTCTTACTAGCACTGATAGGTTTCAAGGATCTCATCCATTCTGGGGTGCCGGAAGCTGTacaagattgcaaacaagcaggAGTGAACATCAAACTAATTACAAGCGAGGATGTTTCAACAGCAAAAGCTATAGCTTCTGAGTGTGGCATCCTTCATCCCAATCAAGAATTCTGTAATGGACAGGTAATGGAAGCGCTGGAATTTCGAAACTATTCGCATAGCGAAAGACTAGATATTGTTGAACAAATCTGCGTGATGGCCAAGGCTAGTTCGTCTGACAAGCTCCTCCTAGTGAAATGCTTGAAAAAAAAGGCCATGTGGTTACAGTCACCGGAAACAGCCCCGGCGATGCCCCAGCCTTGGTAG
- the LOC140178667 gene encoding calcium-transporting ATPase 12, plasma membrane-type-like, whose product MGFKGNNIAVENSDIVVLNGGFVSFFSVLQIWRGIYDNIRVFIQFLLAANLASLVTDFVSIISTDQPPTINILTGISVQEIPYAVLQILWLKLIIGTLAVLAIVVERKTTDEFMREQQPARPNQPLISNEILKNILIHASHEIAVLLTFQFKGENLLAIDGNVKDTFVFNLLVLFQVFAVLKARKLDGRGIFKGTGRTKLFWGIIFGIVILQVVMVKSLAIATGGGDLNMWQWGASVGIAFTSWPIQYIGSKLIVVSQEPFICNVL is encoded by the coding sequence ATGGGTTTTAAGGGTAACAACATAGCCGTAGAGAATTCTGACATAGTCGTCCTTAACGGaggttttgtgtcttttttttcTGTCCTACAAATTTGGAGAGGGATTTATGATAACATCAGAGTTTTCATTCAGTTTCTGCTTGCTGCAAACTTAGCCTCCTTGGTGACAGACTTCGTTTCCATAATTTCGACAGATCAACCGccaacaattaatattttgacaGGTATTTCTGTTCAAGAAATCCCATACGCAGTGCTGCAAATACTGTGGTTGAAGCTCATCATTGGTACTTTAGCTGTTCTCGCCATAGTGGTGGAGCGAAAAACAACAGACGAGTTCATGCGGGAGCAGCAGCCTGCAAGGCCTAACCAACCACTCATCAGCAACGAAATTCTCAAAAACATACTCATTCATGCCTCTCATGAGATAGCTGTCCTCTTAACCTTCCAATTCAAAGGCGAAAATCTATTGGCTATCGATGGCAATGTGAAAGACACGTTCGTCTTTAATCTGTTGGTTTTGTTCCAAGTCTTTGCTGTTCTGAAAGCAAGGAAGCTTGATGGAAGAGGTATATTTAAAGGAACAGGGAGGACGAAATTGTTTTGGGGAATAATTTTTGGCATTGTGATTCTTCAAGTGGTGATGGTCAAGAGTCTAGCAATTGCTACAGGAGGAGGAGATTTAAACATGTGGCAATGGGGTGCATCTGTTGGCATTGCCTTCACCTCATGGCCAATACAGTATATAGGCAGCAAGCTCATTGTTGTCTCTCAAGAGCCATTCATTTGTAATGTCCTTTGA